In Microbacterium lushaniae, the following are encoded in one genomic region:
- a CDS encoding helix-turn-helix domain-containing protein produces the protein MSPAEDDGPSGVHCRLDELLAERGMTLTRLSELVGVSIVNLSVLKNDRARAIRYSTLSAICRALDCEIGDLLVLARD, from the coding sequence GTGAGCCCCGCCGAGGACGACGGGCCCAGCGGGGTCCACTGCCGGCTGGACGAGCTGCTCGCCGAGCGCGGGATGACGCTGACCCGGCTGTCGGAGCTGGTCGGCGTCTCCATCGTGAACCTGTCGGTGCTCAAGAACGACCGTGCCCGCGCCATCCGCTATTCGACGCTGTCGGCGATCTGCCGGGCGCTGGACTGCGAGATCGGCGACCTGCTGGTGCTGGCGCGGGACTGA
- a CDS encoding ATP-dependent Clp protease ATP-binding subunit, with amino-acid sequence MFERFTDRARRVVVLAQEEAKMLNHNYIGTEHILLGLIHEGEGVAAKALESLGISLDAVREQVQDIIGQGQQQPTGHIPFTPRAKKVLELSLREALQLGHNYIGTEHILLGLIREGEGVAAQVLVKLGADLNKVRQQVIQLLSGYQGKEPAGVASGAGEQTSASSQGGSAVLDQFGRNLTQAARDNKLDPVIGREKEIERVMQILSRRSKNNPVLIGEPGVGKTAVVEGLAQAIVKGDVPETLKDKQVYSLDLGSLIAGSRYRGDFEERLKKVTKEIRTRGDIIVFIDEIHTLVGAGAAEGAIDAASILKPLLARGELQTIGATTLDEYRKHFEKDAALERRFQPIQVAEPSLPHAINILKGLRDRYEAHHKVQITDGAIVAAANLADRYVSDRFLPDKAIDLIDEAGARLRLSILSSPPELREFDEKIAKVREQKEVASEEQDFEKAASLRDEEKSLLAERLRLEKQWRSGDVASHAVVDEGLIAEVLAQATGIPVFKLTEEESSRLVFMEKALHQRVIGQEEAISALAKTIRRQRAGLKDPKRPSGSFIFAGPTGVGKTELAKALAEFLFDDEGALISLDMSEFGEKHTVSRLFGAPPGFVGFEEGGQLTEKVRRKPFSVVLFDEIEKAHPDIFNSLLQILEEGRLTDGQGRMIDFKNTVIIMTTNLGSSAIAGGPVGFQVEGNSQTSYDRMKGKVDEELKRHFKPEFLNRLDDIIVFPQLSKPELVQIVDLFTKRLADRLLDRDMTIELSQAAKERLIEIGFDPALGARPLRRAMQREVEDRLSEKILHGELESGDHVKVDAENGEFVFENGPRGEKVAVGVTGGGEITATPDIVAGS; translated from the coding sequence ATGTTCGAAAGATTCACCGACCGTGCCCGTCGAGTTGTGGTGCTCGCCCAAGAAGAGGCGAAGATGCTCAACCACAACTACATCGGCACCGAGCACATCCTGCTCGGGCTGATCCACGAGGGCGAGGGCGTGGCCGCCAAGGCCCTCGAGTCCCTCGGCATCTCGCTCGACGCCGTGCGTGAGCAGGTGCAGGACATCATCGGCCAGGGGCAGCAGCAGCCCACCGGCCACATCCCCTTCACCCCGCGCGCCAAGAAGGTGCTCGAGCTGTCGCTGCGCGAAGCGCTGCAGCTGGGCCACAACTACATCGGCACCGAGCACATCCTGCTCGGCCTCATCCGCGAGGGCGAGGGCGTGGCCGCGCAGGTGCTCGTCAAGCTCGGCGCCGACCTGAACAAGGTGCGCCAGCAGGTCATCCAGCTGCTCAGCGGATACCAGGGCAAGGAGCCCGCGGGCGTCGCATCCGGCGCCGGCGAGCAGACCTCCGCCAGCTCGCAGGGCGGCTCCGCGGTGCTCGACCAGTTCGGGCGCAACCTCACGCAGGCCGCGCGCGACAACAAGCTCGACCCGGTGATCGGACGCGAGAAGGAGATCGAGCGCGTCATGCAGATCCTGTCGCGCCGCTCGAAGAACAACCCCGTCCTCATCGGCGAGCCCGGCGTCGGCAAGACCGCCGTCGTGGAGGGCCTCGCGCAGGCCATCGTCAAGGGCGATGTGCCCGAGACGCTCAAGGACAAGCAGGTCTACTCGCTCGACCTCGGGTCGCTCATCGCCGGATCCCGCTACCGCGGTGACTTCGAAGAGCGCCTGAAGAAGGTCACGAAGGAGATCCGCACGCGCGGTGACATCATCGTCTTCATCGACGAGATCCACACGCTCGTGGGTGCCGGTGCCGCCGAGGGCGCCATCGACGCCGCGTCGATCCTGAAGCCGCTGCTCGCCCGCGGCGAGCTGCAGACGATTGGTGCCACGACGCTCGACGAGTACCGCAAGCACTTCGAGAAGGATGCTGCGCTGGAGCGCCGCTTCCAGCCGATCCAGGTCGCAGAGCCCAGCCTGCCGCACGCCATCAACATCCTGAAGGGCCTGCGCGACCGGTACGAGGCGCACCACAAGGTGCAGATCACCGACGGTGCGATCGTGGCGGCGGCGAACCTGGCCGACCGTTACGTCAGCGACCGGTTCCTGCCCGACAAGGCCATCGACCTGATCGACGAGGCCGGCGCACGCCTGCGTCTGTCGATCCTGTCCAGCCCACCCGAGCTGCGCGAATTCGACGAGAAGATCGCCAAGGTGCGCGAGCAGAAGGAAGTCGCCTCCGAGGAGCAGGACTTCGAGAAGGCCGCGTCGCTGCGCGACGAGGAGAAGTCGCTCCTGGCCGAGCGTCTTCGTCTCGAGAAGCAGTGGCGCAGCGGCGACGTCGCGAGCCACGCGGTCGTTGACGAAGGTCTCATCGCCGAGGTGCTCGCCCAGGCCACCGGCATCCCGGTGTTCAAGCTCACCGAGGAGGAGTCCAGCCGGCTCGTCTTCATGGAGAAGGCGCTGCACCAGCGGGTCATCGGTCAGGAAGAGGCGATCTCGGCCCTGGCCAAGACGATCCGCCGCCAGCGTGCGGGTCTGAAGGACCCCAAGCGCCCGTCCGGATCGTTCATCTTCGCCGGCCCCACGGGTGTCGGAAAGACCGAGCTGGCCAAGGCGCTCGCCGAGTTCCTCTTCGACGACGAGGGCGCGCTGATCTCCCTCGACATGTCGGAGTTCGGTGAGAAGCACACCGTCTCGCGGCTGTTCGGTGCCCCTCCCGGGTTCGTCGGCTTCGAAGAGGGTGGCCAGCTCACCGAGAAGGTGCGGCGCAAGCCGTTCTCGGTCGTGCTCTTCGACGAGATCGAGAAGGCCCACCCCGACATCTTCAACTCGCTCCTGCAGATCCTCGAAGAGGGTCGTCTGACCGACGGTCAGGGCCGCATGATCGACTTCAAGAACACCGTCATCATCATGACGACGAACCTCGGTTCGTCGGCGATCGCCGGTGGTCCGGTCGGGTTCCAGGTCGAGGGCAACAGCCAGACGAGCTACGACCGGATGAAGGGCAAGGTCGACGAGGAGCTGAAGCGTCACTTCAAGCCCGAGTTCCTCAACCGTCTCGACGACATCATCGTCTTCCCGCAGCTGTCCAAGCCCGAGCTGGTGCAGATCGTCGACCTGTTCACCAAGCGCCTCGCCGACCGGCTGCTCGATCGCGACATGACGATCGAGCTGTCGCAGGCGGCCAAGGAGCGGCTCATCGAGATCGGATTCGACCCGGCTCTGGGCGCCCGCCCGCTGCGTCGGGCCATGCAGCGCGAAGTCGAGGATCGTCTGAGCGAGAAGATCCTGCACGGTGAGCTCGAGTCCGGCGACCACGTGAAGGTCGACGCGGAGAACGGCGAGTTCGTCTTCGAGAACGGTCCCCGAGGCGAGAAGGTCGCCGTCGGTGTGACCGGCGGCGGGGAGATCACCGCGACACCGGACATCGTCGCCGGTTCCTGA
- a CDS encoding FAD-dependent oxidoreductase, with translation MPVLSPPAPVIAVVDPDPAERVARALRPRYSSHYDVVSLDTAADSLAALHADGRSVALVLASADAPEHPDEGVFSHATRLFPEARRALLIEWGAWADADTAARVLRLMSDLLIDFYVVRPADPRDEDFHHAVTEYLRDWRATTPERRGFTIIGSDITPRTHLLSAQLARSGLAVTRLDPTSPPAVELLGRAGWSYRGAPVVQTADGSLLDDPDDRAIAHATGLSTGLPGSPVDVAIVGAGPSGLAAAVYAASEGLSALVIERGSVGGQAGSSSLIRNYLGFPRGVAGAELARRAYQQAWAFGARFAHAREATGLARADEDAAFTLTVGPGDEHVVAGSVVLATGIAYRRLSVPALRPFVGTSVFYGASSVEARAQRGRAVVVVGGGNSAGQAALHLARYAASVALLVRGPSLAASMSSYLIAQLDALGVEIVRDSRVVGAQPDDEGRLAAIEVEHVTDAVRELRPCHALFVTIGARPHTEWLPDSVLRDRWGYLVTGSSAPDEDLPDPWRGGEPPGSLETSVPGLFAVGDTRRSSLKRVASAVGEGSVVISAVHAHLAAR, from the coding sequence ATGCCTGTCCTGTCGCCCCCTGCCCCCGTCATCGCGGTGGTCGATCCCGACCCCGCCGAGCGGGTCGCTCGCGCCCTGCGGCCGCGGTACTCATCCCATTACGACGTCGTGTCCCTCGACACCGCGGCGGATTCGCTGGCTGCACTGCATGCCGACGGCCGGTCGGTGGCGCTGGTCCTCGCGTCGGCCGACGCTCCCGAGCATCCCGACGAGGGCGTGTTCTCCCACGCCACCCGGTTGTTCCCGGAGGCGCGACGCGCGCTCCTGATCGAGTGGGGCGCGTGGGCGGACGCCGACACGGCGGCACGCGTGCTGCGACTGATGTCGGATCTGCTGATCGATTTCTACGTGGTCCGCCCCGCGGACCCGCGCGACGAAGACTTCCATCACGCCGTGACCGAGTACCTCCGCGACTGGCGCGCGACGACGCCCGAGCGGCGCGGATTCACGATCATCGGGTCGGACATCACGCCCCGCACGCATCTGCTCAGCGCACAGCTCGCGCGAAGCGGTCTGGCGGTGACGCGGCTGGATCCGACCTCGCCGCCCGCAGTGGAGCTGCTCGGGCGCGCCGGCTGGTCGTACCGCGGAGCACCGGTCGTCCAGACCGCGGACGGGAGCCTGCTGGACGACCCCGATGACCGCGCGATCGCGCACGCGACCGGCCTGTCCACAGGGCTTCCCGGATCGCCCGTGGATGTGGCGATCGTGGGAGCAGGGCCGAGCGGGCTCGCTGCGGCCGTCTACGCCGCCTCGGAAGGACTGTCGGCCCTCGTCATCGAACGCGGCTCGGTGGGCGGCCAGGCCGGATCGAGTTCGCTCATCCGAAATTACCTCGGCTTCCCGCGTGGCGTTGCCGGCGCGGAACTAGCGCGCCGGGCCTATCAGCAGGCGTGGGCGTTCGGGGCTCGGTTCGCGCACGCGCGGGAGGCGACCGGTCTGGCGCGTGCCGACGAGGATGCTGCCTTCACGCTCACCGTGGGGCCCGGTGACGAGCATGTGGTCGCCGGCAGCGTCGTGCTCGCGACCGGCATCGCGTACCGCCGGCTGTCAGTGCCCGCCCTGCGGCCCTTCGTGGGGACGTCGGTGTTCTACGGGGCGTCCTCCGTCGAGGCCCGGGCGCAGCGCGGCCGCGCGGTCGTCGTCGTGGGCGGCGGCAACTCCGCAGGGCAGGCGGCGCTGCACCTCGCTCGCTACGCGGCATCCGTAGCCCTTCTCGTCCGGGGCCCGTCTCTGGCCGCGAGCATGTCGAGCTACCTCATCGCTCAGCTCGATGCCCTCGGCGTGGAGATCGTGCGCGACTCGCGCGTGGTGGGGGCGCAACCGGATGACGAGGGGCGCCTGGCCGCCATCGAGGTCGAGCACGTCACGGATGCAGTCCGCGAGCTGCGCCCCTGTCACGCGCTGTTCGTCACGATCGGCGCGCGCCCGCATACCGAGTGGCTGCCCGACAGTGTCCTGCGCGACCGGTGGGGGTATCTCGTGACCGGATCCTCCGCTCCCGACGAAGACCTCCCCGACCCCTGGCGCGGCGGAGAGCCGCCCGGGTCGCTCGAGACCTCCGTCCCCGGCTTGTTCGCGGTGGGTGACACCCGGCGCAGCTCCCTCAAACGCGTCGCATCCGCCGTGGGCGAGGGGTCGGTGGTGATCTCCGCCGTGCACGCGCACCTGGCCGCCCGCTGA
- a CDS encoding amino-acid N-acetyltransferase → MSAFTVRPARTADVRGIHRLLDPYVQRRILLGKDLVVLYESVQQFVVAEADGELIGCGALHVIWEDLAEIRTLIVVDEWLHRGVGRALVAALEDGARELGVQRLFCLTFEVDFFTARGFAPIGEQVVDPDVYSQLVRSPDEGVAEFLDLAHVKPNTLGNTRMLKTL, encoded by the coding sequence ATGAGCGCGTTCACGGTCCGGCCCGCCCGCACGGCCGACGTCCGCGGCATCCATCGACTTCTCGACCCGTACGTGCAACGGCGGATCCTGCTGGGCAAAGACCTCGTCGTGCTCTACGAGTCGGTGCAGCAGTTCGTCGTCGCCGAGGCCGACGGCGAGCTCATCGGATGCGGCGCCCTCCACGTCATCTGGGAGGACCTCGCCGAGATCCGCACGCTCATCGTCGTGGACGAATGGCTGCACCGCGGAGTGGGCCGGGCCCTCGTGGCGGCGCTGGAGGACGGCGCGCGCGAGCTGGGCGTGCAGCGCCTGTTCTGTTTGACCTTCGAAGTGGACTTCTTCACCGCGCGCGGCTTCGCCCCCATCGGGGAGCAGGTCGTCGACCCCGACGTGTATTCGCAGCTCGTGCGCAGCCCCGATGAGGGCGTCGCCGAGTTCCTCGACCTCGCGCACGTCAAGCCGAACACCCTCGGCAACACGCGGATGCTGAAGACGCTGTAG
- a CDS encoding dehydrogenase: MPGKKGRKDAELEFRNTALADALQTQDMAAVAFALRHGPTVVPLLRVGDRDNPLDSGEVWTYRDPDSGDIALLLFSDAAHKPETLPPGVALQSPAWLRAFLQAHSDRITTVFFDIAGPHPMQATPADLLAALGL; this comes from the coding sequence ATGCCGGGGAAGAAGGGGCGCAAGGACGCCGAGCTGGAGTTCCGCAACACGGCGCTGGCCGATGCGCTGCAGACGCAGGACATGGCTGCCGTCGCCTTCGCACTGCGCCACGGGCCCACCGTGGTGCCGCTTCTGCGGGTGGGCGACCGGGACAACCCGCTGGACTCGGGGGAGGTCTGGACCTACCGCGACCCCGACAGCGGCGATATCGCGCTTCTGCTCTTCAGCGACGCGGCGCATAAACCCGAGACCCTGCCGCCGGGGGTCGCGCTGCAGTCGCCGGCGTGGTTGCGCGCGTTCCTGCAGGCCCACAGCGACCGGATCACCACGGTGTTCTTCGACATCGCCGGCCCTCACCCCATGCAGGCGACGCCTGCGGATCTGCTCGCCGCCCTCGGCCTCTGA
- a CDS encoding acyl-CoA dehydrogenase family protein, giving the protein MRTLASAHPALATVWLMHLGAAHALVTMSAPEESAFFARELRDGRRFANALSEPAGGNHFLASQQDAEPDGADWALTGRKLFVSGSEAADHLFLNARIEGGPGFFGVTVDETVTFPPIEETMGMRATRSRSILFDRTPLLGSRLCAPPAPGYANLITVGFGFLSIGIAHAALDALKDAANRSKGGAILADVQWVRQETGMMWAEVEAARLLAERAAWLADQHSPEAMPAATETKLLANEVAKRAAAVAVRVGGGGGYLLSSPIQRIFRDAQAGALMAYSVPFSQEMVGGWVLQSP; this is encoded by the coding sequence GTGCGGACGCTCGCCTCGGCCCACCCTGCTCTGGCGACCGTGTGGCTCATGCACCTGGGCGCCGCCCATGCCCTGGTCACCATGTCCGCCCCCGAGGAGTCGGCGTTCTTCGCGCGTGAGCTGCGTGACGGACGTCGCTTCGCCAATGCCCTGTCCGAACCCGCCGGCGGCAACCACTTCCTCGCGTCGCAGCAGGATGCCGAGCCCGACGGCGCGGACTGGGCCCTCACCGGCCGCAAGCTGTTCGTCTCGGGGTCGGAGGCGGCGGACCACCTGTTCCTCAACGCCCGCATCGAGGGCGGTCCGGGCTTCTTCGGCGTCACGGTGGACGAGACGGTCACCTTTCCGCCGATCGAGGAGACGATGGGGATGCGGGCGACCCGCAGCCGCAGCATCCTGTTCGACCGCACCCCTCTGCTCGGCTCGCGCCTGTGCGCTCCGCCGGCTCCCGGGTACGCGAACCTCATCACCGTCGGATTCGGCTTCCTCTCCATCGGCATCGCCCACGCCGCGCTGGACGCGCTCAAGGACGCGGCGAACCGCAGCAAGGGCGGCGCCATCCTCGCCGACGTGCAGTGGGTGCGCCAGGAGACCGGGATGATGTGGGCCGAGGTCGAGGCGGCCCGCCTTCTGGCAGAGCGGGCGGCGTGGCTCGCCGATCAGCACTCGCCCGAGGCCATGCCCGCAGCGACCGAGACGAAGTTGCTCGCGAACGAGGTGGCCAAGCGTGCCGCGGCCGTCGCCGTGCGCGTGGGCGGAGGCGGCGGCTACCTCCTCTCGTCGCCGATCCAGCGGATCTTCCGCGACGCGCAGGCCGGCGCCCTCATGGCGTACTCGGTCCCGTTCAGCCAGGAGATGGTCGGCGGCTGGGTGCTGCAGTCCCCCTGA
- a CDS encoding adenine deaminase C-terminal domain-containing protein translates to MTELTSLLPSTAELVRLREVAAGRASPDLIVRGGRVQSPGTEEWLERDVVIAGRHIAALTPWGHVTGAAAEVDAHGCHVVPGFIDAHLHTEYTNLTPGELARLSVARGTTTVLTDPNAAANVWGAAGMDFLLRTRTPLHVFQQVSPATPGAPALERGGATIPEGTVRARLHDDVTVTLGESNPFDYGEVSTGRFREALVAGRRLTGHTAAQTGESLWGYLAAGISDDHNAATVAEVLERTRLGAMVTVMGSSLTDNTVPLFADVEAISPALRHMSFCADDKHALDLSTQGHIDHHVRQAIRFGIDPQLAYRMATIHPAQYYRLDQVLGMLAPSRLADLQIIPDLADVRPSVVVVAGDIVARDGAALFPNDDEIPAWTRDTVHLPAELPADLLRVPAPPHHDSARVRAMEMYNGYFKRAFTATLPVVNGSVTADPAQDVLKIAVIDRHHGDALTGVGFVRGFGLRRGAIAITMNCPNMNISVVGADDASMRLAVTELGRMGGGFVTVADGEVLARVALPVGGMMSAAPFEQTAAALAHGHAVTAELGCPIASPYIILSFVGLYVVPDLGLTERGLIDAATQTFVDVLMPGPADPCGHPRDPIR, encoded by the coding sequence ATGACCGAGCTGACCTCTCTCCTCCCGAGCACCGCCGAGCTCGTTCGATTGCGCGAGGTCGCCGCAGGTCGCGCCTCCCCGGATCTCATCGTGCGCGGCGGACGCGTGCAGTCCCCGGGCACGGAGGAATGGCTCGAGCGCGACGTCGTGATCGCCGGGCGTCACATCGCCGCGCTCACCCCCTGGGGTCATGTGACCGGGGCCGCCGCGGAGGTCGACGCGCACGGCTGCCACGTGGTCCCGGGCTTCATCGACGCTCACCTGCACACCGAGTACACCAACCTCACCCCGGGAGAGCTGGCACGCCTGTCTGTGGCGCGCGGCACGACCACCGTGCTGACCGACCCCAACGCCGCGGCGAACGTGTGGGGAGCCGCCGGCATGGACTTCCTGCTCCGCACGCGCACCCCGCTGCACGTGTTCCAGCAGGTCTCCCCGGCCACCCCGGGCGCCCCCGCACTCGAGCGCGGCGGCGCGACGATCCCGGAGGGCACCGTGCGCGCCCGCCTCCACGACGACGTCACGGTCACCCTCGGGGAGAGCAATCCGTTCGACTACGGCGAGGTGTCGACGGGACGGTTCCGCGAGGCGCTGGTGGCCGGCCGCCGGCTGACCGGACACACCGCCGCCCAGACCGGGGAGTCGCTGTGGGGCTACCTGGCGGCCGGGATCAGCGACGACCACAACGCCGCCACCGTCGCGGAGGTGCTGGAGCGCACGCGCCTGGGCGCCATGGTGACGGTCATGGGCTCCTCCCTCACCGACAACACCGTGCCGCTGTTCGCCGACGTCGAAGCGATCTCGCCGGCGCTTCGCCACATGAGCTTCTGCGCCGACGACAAGCACGCGCTGGACCTCTCCACGCAGGGGCACATCGATCACCACGTGCGCCAGGCGATCCGCTTCGGCATCGACCCGCAGCTCGCGTACCGCATGGCCACGATCCACCCGGCGCAGTACTACCGGCTGGACCAGGTGCTCGGGATGCTGGCCCCCTCCCGCCTCGCCGACCTGCAGATCATCCCCGACCTCGCCGACGTGCGGCCGTCCGTCGTCGTGGTGGCCGGCGACATCGTCGCGCGCGACGGCGCGGCGCTGTTCCCGAACGACGACGAGATCCCTGCGTGGACGCGCGACACCGTGCACCTTCCCGCGGAGCTGCCCGCCGATCTGCTCAGGGTGCCCGCCCCACCCCATCACGACAGCGCCCGCGTGCGTGCGATGGAGATGTACAACGGGTACTTCAAGCGGGCCTTCACGGCCACCCTCCCGGTCGTGAACGGCTCCGTCACCGCCGATCCGGCCCAGGACGTCCTGAAGATCGCCGTCATCGATCGCCATCACGGCGATGCGCTGACCGGCGTCGGCTTCGTGCGCGGGTTCGGACTGCGCCGGGGCGCGATCGCGATCACGATGAACTGCCCCAACATGAACATCTCGGTGGTCGGTGCCGACGACGCATCCATGCGGCTCGCCGTCACCGAGCTGGGCCGGATGGGCGGCGGCTTCGTGACGGTGGCGGACGGCGAAGTCCTCGCCCGGGTTGCGCTGCCGGTGGGCGGCATGATGAGCGCGGCGCCGTTCGAGCAGACGGCCGCGGCCCTCGCGCACGGCCACGCCGTCACGGCCGAACTGGGGTGCCCCATTGCGTCGCCCTACATCATCCTGTCCTTCGTCGGCCTGTACGTCGTGCCCGACCTAGGGCTCACCGAGCGCGGCCTCATCGACGCGGCGACGCAGACCTTCGTCGACGTGCTGATGCCCGGGCCGGCGGATCCGTGCGGTCACCCCCGCGACCCCATCCGATGA
- the add gene encoding adenosine deaminase, with protein sequence MHSSPRSRRIDEHTIRSLPKAEVHVHLEGTFSLLDILTLAKDNGVRLPGPAATLFDITTHDAFTAPAVTSGGGAGAGAAGLSGFLRFLDWQCGLVRTPAQAARVAYAFAARQSASGVRYSDVIVNPTHWNAWHGRELALMDALASGFDEAEQDGLCAVSIAYSLLRSQSAADAEAVVTDLITRRPHRVVALSVDGDEKVTGRTGEKFRAAFARAAQGGLHRTVHAGESSGPEGVWDAVELLQAERIDHGVRAVEDPALLDRLVGGGISLGVCPRSNVTLGISPSWHEHPLRRLHEAGVLVTLNTDDPAPLGTTLEADWAVAAEQFGFDHADLVGFAARSIDASFADPDTKASLHTELASVAASAVDATTTA encoded by the coding sequence ATGCATTCCTCCCCGCGCTCCCGGCGCATCGATGAGCACACCATCCGTTCGCTGCCCAAGGCAGAGGTGCACGTGCATCTGGAGGGGACGTTCTCGCTGCTGGACATCCTGACGCTCGCGAAGGACAACGGCGTCCGGCTGCCGGGACCGGCGGCCACGCTCTTCGACATCACCACCCACGACGCGTTCACGGCGCCGGCGGTCACCTCGGGCGGAGGAGCCGGCGCGGGCGCGGCCGGGCTGAGCGGATTCCTGCGCTTCCTCGATTGGCAGTGCGGCCTCGTCCGCACCCCCGCTCAGGCGGCCAGGGTGGCGTACGCCTTCGCGGCGCGACAGAGCGCGTCCGGCGTCCGCTACAGCGATGTCATCGTCAACCCCACGCACTGGAACGCCTGGCACGGTCGAGAGCTGGCGCTCATGGACGCGCTGGCCTCCGGCTTCGACGAAGCCGAGCAGGATGGACTGTGCGCGGTGAGCATCGCCTACTCGCTGCTTCGCAGTCAGAGCGCCGCGGACGCGGAGGCCGTCGTGACGGACCTCATCACGCGGCGCCCGCACCGTGTCGTGGCGCTGTCCGTCGACGGCGACGAGAAGGTGACGGGTCGCACGGGCGAGAAGTTCCGGGCCGCCTTCGCGCGCGCAGCGCAGGGGGGTCTTCACCGCACCGTCCACGCCGGGGAGTCCAGCGGCCCCGAAGGCGTGTGGGACGCGGTCGAGTTGCTGCAGGCCGAGCGCATCGACCACGGCGTGCGCGCCGTGGAGGACCCCGCCCTCCTCGATCGACTCGTGGGCGGCGGCATCAGCCTCGGCGTCTGCCCCCGCTCCAACGTGACGCTCGGGATCTCGCCCTCCTGGCACGAGCATCCGCTCCGCCGACTGCACGAGGCGGGGGTGCTGGTCACGCTCAACACCGACGACCCCGCCCCACTCGGCACGACGCTCGAGGCCGATTGGGCCGTCGCGGCGGAGCAGTTCGGTTTCGACCACGCCGACCTCGTGGGCTTCGCCGCCCGCTCGATCGACGCGTCCTTCGCCGACCCCGACACCAAGGCGTCCCTGCACACCGAGCTCGCGTCGGTGGCGGCGAGCGCCGTCGATGCGACGACGACAGCATGA
- a CDS encoding GntR family transcriptional regulator, translating into MTYLPLPHPQRDTAHLHVQHGLLRFVREAARDQSPLPGELELTARLGCTRQQLRNAMSELEAQGIVRRRQGTVTTVDPIALRLSVRLEEQFEHADLLHRLGYRAEVETLDSRRSSLGSRVGAVMELPESTAAIAMRRRWRADGAVAMIADDVVPYEGELEHGGEESVFRLAQRAWGEPVIWEVTTPGVTTLNAELAVLFERGEGAPVVTFEMIGIGASGRRLMHSIEYHDPDIVSYSFVRTVRPPWGGH; encoded by the coding sequence GTGACGTATCTGCCGCTGCCGCACCCGCAGCGGGACACGGCCCACCTGCACGTGCAGCACGGGCTGCTGCGCTTCGTGCGGGAGGCCGCGCGCGACCAGTCCCCGCTACCCGGCGAGCTGGAGCTCACGGCCCGTCTGGGCTGCACGCGCCAGCAACTGCGCAACGCCATGTCGGAGCTGGAGGCGCAGGGCATCGTGCGGCGCCGGCAGGGCACCGTCACGACGGTGGACCCCATCGCGCTGCGCTTGAGCGTTCGGCTCGAGGAGCAGTTCGAGCACGCCGACCTCCTGCATCGGCTGGGGTACCGCGCGGAGGTCGAGACCCTCGACTCCCGCCGCAGCTCGCTGGGCTCGCGAGTCGGGGCGGTCATGGAGCTGCCGGAGTCGACGGCGGCGATCGCGATGCGCAGGCGCTGGCGGGCGGATGGGGCGGTCGCGATGATCGCCGACGACGTCGTCCCGTACGAAGGCGAACTGGAGCACGGCGGTGAGGAATCCGTCTTCCGCCTGGCCCAGCGGGCGTGGGGCGAACCCGTCATCTGGGAAGTGACCACCCCCGGCGTCACGACCCTGAACGCGGAACTGGCCGTGCTGTTCGAACGCGGCGAGGGCGCCCCGGTCGTCACCTTCGAGATGATCGGCATCGGCGCCAGCGGACGCCGTCTCATGCACAGCATCGAGTACCACGACCCCGACATCGTCTCGTATTCCTTCGTGCGCACGGTGCGCCCGCCATGGGGCGGCCACTGA
- a CDS encoding PPC domain-containing DNA-binding protein → MKIATAVSGRRLMIALEPGDEVLSSLATACRDAGIDQGVISTFSGALRWARLIASDTVPADPELPLPDHIEATYCEGVGSGTITRDPDGAHVVHVHVALGEKDRSGAAVAGHLLAAETHYVVEVVIDEVLAPVMTRTAHPCSSGVAILGFVGSAPPADHGAGSESADEARTTS, encoded by the coding sequence ATGAAGATCGCCACCGCCGTCAGCGGCCGCCGACTGATGATCGCGCTGGAGCCCGGCGACGAGGTGCTCTCCTCGCTGGCGACGGCGTGCCGGGATGCCGGCATCGACCAGGGCGTCATCTCCACGTTCAGCGGTGCCCTGCGGTGGGCCCGGCTGATCGCCTCGGACACGGTGCCCGCCGACCCCGAACTCCCCCTGCCGGACCACATCGAGGCGACGTACTGCGAGGGGGTCGGCTCCGGCACGATCACGCGCGACCCGGACGGCGCGCACGTCGTCCACGTCCACGTCGCCCTCGGCGAGAAGGACCGTTCCGGTGCGGCGGTGGCCGGCCACCTCCTGGCCGCCGAGACGCACTACGTCGTCGAGGTCGTGATCGACGAGGTGCTCGCTCCGGTGATGACCCGCACGGCACACCCCTGCTCCAGTGGAGTCGCGATCCTGGGGTTCGTCGGGTCGGCCCCGCCCGCCGACCACGGGGCGGGAAGCGAGTCGGCCGACGAGGCGAGGACGACGTCGTGA